One genomic window of Polyangium aurulentum includes the following:
- a CDS encoding GNAT family N-acetyltransferase gives MTRTVETFPLVDLTLSRRLERTEGHANAVIVDSRGRLEPSTGAIWKDIGGTYALFDGVGSPLTQTFGLGMFSEPDGAQFEAIEAFFAERGAPALHEVSPLADPSLLSLFAERGYRPIELTSLLYQPLVDRALPSIDPGARVTVRRIDGQREDEADGWAAVAAEGWGETPEVAAFVRDLGRVSARALDTHCFVAELDGRPIGTGSMHVHEGVALLAGASTIPQARRLGGQRALLAARLRFAVDAGCDLAMMGAAPGSASQRNAERQGFRIAYTRIKWGR, from the coding sequence ATGACACGCACCGTCGAGACCTTTCCCCTCGTCGACCTCACGCTCTCCCGCCGGCTCGAGCGGACCGAGGGCCACGCCAATGCCGTGATCGTCGACTCGCGCGGGCGGCTCGAGCCGTCCACCGGCGCGATCTGGAAGGACATCGGCGGCACGTACGCGCTCTTCGACGGCGTCGGATCGCCGCTCACCCAGACCTTCGGGCTCGGCATGTTCAGCGAGCCGGACGGCGCGCAGTTCGAGGCCATCGAGGCGTTCTTCGCGGAGAGAGGCGCGCCGGCGCTCCACGAGGTCAGTCCGCTCGCGGATCCCTCGTTGCTATCGCTCTTCGCCGAGCGCGGCTATCGCCCGATCGAGCTCACGAGCCTTCTCTATCAGCCGCTGGTCGATCGCGCCCTTCCGTCGATCGATCCCGGCGCGCGCGTCACCGTTCGGCGTATCGACGGGCAGCGCGAGGACGAGGCGGATGGGTGGGCAGCCGTCGCGGCGGAGGGATGGGGCGAGACGCCCGAGGTCGCCGCGTTCGTGCGGGATCTCGGCCGCGTGAGCGCGCGCGCGCTCGACACGCATTGCTTCGTCGCCGAGCTCGACGGTCGCCCGATCGGGACGGGATCCATGCACGTCCACGAAGGCGTGGCGCTCCTCGCCGGTGCGAGCACGATTCCACAGGCGCGGCGCCTCGGGGGGCAGCGAGCGCTGCTGGCCGCGAGGTTGCGATTCGCCGTCGACGCCGGCTGCGATCTCGCGATGATGGGAGCCGCGCCCGGGAGCGCCTCCCAGCGCAATGCCGAGCGTCAGGGTTTTCGAATTGCATACACGCGCATCAAGTGGGGGCGTTGA